The following are encoded together in the Ictidomys tridecemlineatus isolate mIctTri1 chromosome X, mIctTri1.hap1, whole genome shotgun sequence genome:
- the Sh3kbp1 gene encoding SH3 domain-containing kinase-binding protein 1 isoform X9 has product MAAGGGGPASLSSVASSPLSSSLGTAGHRANSPSLFSTEGKPKMEPVASSQAAVEELRTQVRELRSIIETMKDQQKREIKQLLSELDEEKKIRLRLQMEVNDIKKALQSK; this is encoded by the exons ATGGCAGCAGGCGGCGGTGGACCAGCCTCTCTGTCCTCGGTGGCGTCCTCCCCACTGTCGTCCTCTTTGGGAACAGCTGGACACAGAGCCAACTCCCCATCTCTGTTCAGCACAGAAGGAAAACCAAAGATGGAGCCTGTAGCCAGCAGCCAGGCGGCTGTGGAGGAGCTAAGGACACAGGTCCGCGAGCTAAGGAGCATCATTGAGACCATGAAGGACCAGCAGAA ACGAGAGATTAAGCAGTTACTGTCAGAGTTggatgaagagaagaaaatccGGCTTCGGTTGCAG atgGAAGTGAATGACATAAAGAAAGCTCTTCAATCAAAATGA